In a genomic window of Helianthus annuus cultivar XRQ/B chromosome 10, HanXRQr2.0-SUNRISE, whole genome shotgun sequence:
- the LOC110884671 gene encoding uncharacterized protein LOC110884671 encodes MEYKHFSHPHNLIIHRAYELGKQVNCSGCDFPCDNTTTAVHACHQCNFFLHDHCANAARYVKHPCHKPHPLILLPYPTYAGSTFICNACNRPGRSFSYCCALCEFDLHVGCAFLPVSVTHRDHEHELGLYYGVPVVPRRGSNIDQEYCNICKNVLETRNWAYCCRSCDFNVHTACATNEVVPGLYQDNSPESGAVEGPGPAAQAGGSGGNGVELELTEDELAAMLFELKLQMMAQSIATMGNIK; translated from the coding sequence ATGGAATACAAACACTTCAGCCACCCCCACAACTTAATCATCCACCGCGCCTACGAGCTAGGCAAACAAGTCAACTGCTCAGGCTGCGACTTCCCGTGTGACAACACCACCACCGCAGTCCACGCCTGCCACCAATGCAACTTTTTCCTCCATGACCACTGCGCTAACGCGGCCCGTTATGTCAAACACCCATGTCACAAACCCCACCCTCTCATCCTCCTCCCTTACCCGACCTACGCGGGAAGCACCTTCATTTGTAACGCGTGTAACCGTCCCGGAAGATCCTTCTCCTACTGCTGCGCCCTATGCGAGTTTGACCTTCATGTGGGCTGCGCTTTCTTGCCAGTCTCGGTCACTCACCGAGACCATGAACATGAACTTGGTCTTTACTACGGCGTCCCCGTGGTACCTAGGAGGGGGAGTAACATTGATCAAGAATATTGTAACATATGTAAGAATGTTTTGGAGACAAGGAATTGGGCTTATTGTTGTAGAAGTTGTGATTTTAATGTGCACACTGCTTGTGCCACCAATGAGGTGGTGCCCGGGTTGTACCAGGATAATTCGCCTGAGTCTGGAGCGGTGGAGGGGCCGGGGCCGGCGGCACAGGCAGGTGGAAGTGGTGGGAATGGGGTGGAGTTGGAGTTGACGGAAGATGAGCTTGCTGCTATGTTGTTTGAGTTGAAGCTTCAGATGATGGCTCAAAGCATTGCTACAATGGGCAATATTAAATAA